The Solirubrobacter pauli sequence CTACCACTGAGCTACGGCGGCCGGCGCGTGCGACTGTATCGCGCAGTACGCTTGCGAGAGGTTGAGCGCAGGTCAAGTGGAGGAAACGGGCGGCCGCCGCCGTCGGCGGACGCCGGAAGTGGCGGAGGCGGAAATCGTGGCTGCGGCGGAGGCGCTGCTGCGCGAGCGCACGTTCCGCGAGCTGACGGTGGACGAGGTCATGCGGCGCACGGACCTGTCCCGGCCGTCGTTCTACGTCTACTTCCGGGACCGCCATCACCTGATGCTCCGGGTCGTCGAGCACATCGGCGCCGAGCTGCGGACGATGTCCCAGCGCTGGTACACCGGCTCGGGCGACGGGCCCGCGCAGGCGCGTGAGGCGATGGAGGGGTTCGTCGAGGTCTACGCCCAGCACGGCGCCGTCCTGCGGGCGCTCGCCGACGCCGCGACCGACGACCACGAGGTCGAGCGCGTCTACACCGGCCTCGTGCACGAGTTCGTCGACGTCACCGCGCGCCACATCGAGAAGGAGATCGAAGCCGGGCGCGTGCTCCCGCTGGACCCGAAGGAGACCGCGCGAGCGCTCGTCTGGATGATGGAGCGCTACCTGAACCGCTCGATGGGCCACGAGCCGCGCACGCGTCGCGAGACCGTCGCGGAGACGCTCACGACGATCTGGACGCGCGTCCTCTACGGCGCGAGCTGACGCGCCGCCCACAGGCTGAGGCCGGCGCCGGTCGCGGCGAACGCCGCGACGCCCACCCGCCCGACCAGCGGCAGCGAGTTGCGCGCCGCAAGCGTCGCCAGCCCGTCCGCGACGTCACCCGCCGCGCCCGCCAGCAGCCACGTGTGCGTGTCGCGGTCGTGCTCCAGCGCGTGCCAGAGCCCGGCACCGATCGCCACGTCCCGCGCGCCGAACCCGGCGCCCAGCACGCGCGCACCCGTGCCGCCCTCGCCGACCCACAGGCGCGCCACGAGCCCGGGGGCGGCGACGAAGCCCGCGCCGAGCCCGACCCGGCCGAGAGCGATCAAGCGAGCGACTGAGGAAGCGTCCATGCCGCGACGCTACCCATCCGCGTCGTCCATCCGTCCGGCGAGCCGGACGGAGCGGCGCGTCGGCGCTACCAAGCACCGCGTGAAGCTCCGGGTCGCTCTCGTCACCCTGGCCGTGCTCGTCGCCGGTCTCGTCCTGCTGTGGCCGCGCGACGCGGACGTCCGCGCCGGCGAGAAGGCCCTCGCCCGCGCGGAGCAGGCGATCGAGGTCCACAGCGGCGTCGTCACGCCCGCGCAGCTCACCGACGAGCCGATCGACCGGCTGGTCGTCGTCCACGGCTCCAACACGGCGGAGCAGGTCCGCGACGCCGTCGGCTTCGACTGGGACCGCGCCGACGACGAGGCGTGGCACTGCTGCGAGGCGTTGCCGATCTGGGTGTTCGTGCGCGGCGAGGAGGTCGTGGCCTACTTCCGCGCGCCCCTGGAGCTCGAGGACGTGCGCCCGGCGACCTACCGGCCGGACGCCAAGCTCGTGCTCGGCAGAACGTACGTTCGCTCCTGACTGGGTAGGCCCAGGCCATGAGCGAGATGACGAACACCGAGAAGGACCCGGACGAGTGGGTGACCGGCGACGAGCCGATGACCGGCGCGCAGCAGTCCTACCTGCAGACCCTCAGCCAGGAGGCGAACGAGGACTTCGACGAGACGCTCAGCAAGGCTGACGCGTCCCGTCGCATCGACGAGCTGCAGGACCGAACCGGTCGGGGCCAGTAGGCCGCGAGAATCGCCCCCTGGGCGGTTCTCGACAGCGAAGGCGAGGCCTCTGGCCGAGGCTTCGCCTAGTGCTTGAAGTGGCGGCGGTGCGTGAACACCATCGAGATGCCGGCCGCGTCCGCGGCTTCGACGACCTCGTGGTCACGCACCGACCCGCCCGGCTGGATGATCGCCGTGACGCCGGCGTCGATGCCGAGCTGCGGGCCGTCCGGGAACGGGAAGAACGCGTCCGAGGCCATCGCCGCGCCGCGCAGCGACGAGCCGGCGATGCCGGCCTTCTCGATCGCCAGGCGCACCGAGTCCACGCGGGACATCTGGCCGGCGCCGATGCCCACCGACGCGAGGTCGTTCGACAGCACGATCGCGTTCGAGCGGACGTGCTTGCAGACCTTCCAGGCGAACAGCATCTCGCCCCACTCGGCCTCGGTCGGCTTGCGCTCCGTCACGACCTGCATCTCCGTGCGGTCCTCCAGGCCCATGTCGCGGTCCTGCACGAGCAGGCCGCCCATGACGCGCTTGTAGTCACGCTCGGCGATGTTCTGGCGGCGACGCTCGCCGTCCTCGAGGATGCGCATGTTCGGCTTCGTCGCCAGCAGCTCGAGCGCCTCCGGCGTGAACTGCGGCGCCAGGATGACCTCGCAGAACTGCTTGAGCAGCGCCTCGGCGAACTGCTTGTCGACCGGCTTGTTGACCGCG is a genomic window containing:
- a CDS encoding DUF3072 domain-containing protein; this encodes MSEMTNTEKDPDEWVTGDEPMTGAQQSYLQTLSQEANEDFDETLSKADASRRIDELQDRTGRGQ
- a CDS encoding TetR/AcrR family transcriptional regulator — translated: MAAAEALLRERTFRELTVDEVMRRTDLSRPSFYVYFRDRHHLMLRVVEHIGAELRTMSQRWYTGSGDGPAQAREAMEGFVEVYAQHGAVLRALADAATDDHEVERVYTGLVHEFVDVTARHIEKEIEAGRVLPLDPKETARALVWMMERYLNRSMGHEPRTRRETVAETLTTIWTRVLYGAS